One window from the genome of Rhodanobacteraceae bacterium encodes:
- a CDS encoding transposase, translating to MIADEVLERRQRRSFSAQFKRRILEQAAACENHGEIAALLRKHGLYSSHLTQWRAAFDEGGRAALVAKAAGRKPAMDVKDRRIVELERDNAKLLARLELSEKVVAFQKKAQELFAALSAQATP from the coding sequence GTGATTGCCGACGAAGTTCTGGAACGTCGTCAACGTCGATCGTTTTCAGCCCAGTTCAAGCGCCGGATTCTGGAGCAAGCTGCAGCTTGCGAGAACCATGGCGAGATCGCGGCGCTGTTGCGCAAGCATGGTTTGTACAGCTCGCACCTGACGCAGTGGCGCGCTGCCTTTGACGAAGGTGGCCGCGCCGCGCTGGTCGCCAAGGCGGCAGGGCGCAAACCTGCCATGGACGTGAAGGATCGTCGAATCGTCGAGCTTGAGCGCGACAATGCCAAGTTGCTCGCGCGCCTGGAGTTGTCCGAGAAGGTCGTGGCATTCCAAAAAAAAGCGCAAGAATTGTTCGCGGCGCTGTCGGCGCAGGCGACGCCATGA